From the genome of Desulfobotulus mexicanus, one region includes:
- a CDS encoding acyl-CoA dehydrogenase family protein, whose protein sequence is MVLFNPKQYKDRNYPDERSAEIMKKTIEFFENKGLAKLKEDFHSREFTYDFAEFVKKERIFETLFLPKGYGEDPNQYYSTYRMFEFSEILGFYGSAYWYMFHVSTLGLDPVLLGDNEEAKHKAAAKLKENPLCAFGLSERTHGADIYSSEVKLYPQADGTYLAQGSKYYIGNGNLAGTVTVFGKIADTDEYVFFVVDSSHEKYECIKNVIAQNQMYVAEFALHDYPITEAEILSRGQKAWDDMLNTINICKFNIGSASIGLCEHSLYETLNHAAKRKLFGKYVTEFAHIQQLFFDSWCRIVGMKLFGLRATDYLRAANPEDRRYLLFNPIMKMKVAIQGEQVTELLWDILAARGFEKDMFFEQAAVEIKGMPKLEGTKHVNMALIAKLIPNYIFNPKEYPEVPKMNGGENDDFLFNQGPTKGYGKIQFHDYMPTFKALSHLPNAVVFMEQIEAFKEFLMGSGMDLMEQMKNFDFLYALGECFAMVPYAQLICESAKMEGISDDILDSLFDVFVRDMSRYAMDLAMKQATNEKQQELCTKMYKKPVVNMERYNRIIKDEIYSLVDAYHMNP, encoded by the coding sequence ATGGTTCTTTTTAACCCCAAACAGTACAAAGACCGGAACTATCCGGATGAGCGCTCTGCAGAAATCATGAAAAAAACCATTGAGTTCTTTGAAAACAAAGGCCTTGCAAAACTCAAGGAAGATTTCCACAGCCGGGAATTTACCTATGATTTTGCGGAATTTGTAAAAAAAGAAAGAATTTTTGAAACCCTTTTCCTGCCCAAGGGTTACGGAGAAGATCCCAATCAGTACTATTCCACCTACCGCATGTTCGAGTTTTCAGAAATTCTGGGCTTCTACGGATCTGCATACTGGTACATGTTCCATGTCTCCACCCTTGGTCTTGATCCCGTACTGCTGGGAGACAACGAAGAAGCCAAGCACAAGGCCGCAGCCAAGCTTAAAGAAAACCCCCTTTGTGCTTTCGGCCTTTCCGAGCGCACCCATGGAGCAGATATCTATTCCAGCGAGGTGAAGCTGTATCCTCAGGCAGACGGCACCTATCTGGCCCAGGGCTCCAAGTATTATATAGGCAACGGTAATCTTGCCGGTACGGTAACGGTATTTGGTAAAATAGCGGACACCGATGAATACGTCTTTTTTGTGGTAGACTCCAGCCATGAAAAATACGAATGCATCAAAAACGTCATTGCCCAGAATCAGATGTATGTGGCTGAATTCGCCCTGCATGATTATCCCATCACGGAAGCGGAAATCCTCTCCCGTGGTCAGAAGGCCTGGGATGATATGCTCAACACCATCAATATCTGCAAATTCAACATTGGTTCCGCCTCCATTGGTCTTTGCGAGCACTCCCTCTATGAAACCCTGAACCATGCAGCCAAGCGCAAGCTTTTTGGCAAGTATGTAACGGAATTTGCCCACATCCAGCAGCTCTTCTTTGACTCCTGGTGCCGCATCGTGGGCATGAAGCTCTTTGGTCTGCGTGCTACGGACTATCTGCGTGCCGCCAATCCCGAAGACCGCCGCTACCTCCTGTTCAACCCCATCATGAAAATGAAGGTTGCCATTCAGGGCGAGCAGGTCACAGAACTGCTCTGGGACATTCTGGCTGCAAGGGGCTTTGAAAAGGACATGTTCTTCGAGCAGGCCGCCGTGGAGATCAAAGGTATGCCCAAGCTGGAAGGTACCAAGCATGTGAACATGGCACTCATTGCCAAGCTCATCCCCAACTACATCTTCAATCCCAAGGAATACCCTGAGGTTCCCAAAATGAACGGGGGAGAGAACGACGACTTCCTCTTCAATCAGGGTCCCACCAAGGGATACGGCAAAATCCAATTCCACGACTACATGCCCACCTTCAAGGCCCTTTCCCACCTGCCCAACGCAGTGGTCTTCATGGAGCAGATAGAAGCCTTCAAAGAATTTCTCATGGGTTCCGGTATGGATCTCATGGAACAGATGAAAAATTTCGATTTCCTCTATGCTCTGGGTGAATGCTTTGCCATGGTACCCTATGCCCAGCTCATCTGCGAGTCAGCAAAGATGGAAGGCATTTCCGATGACATCCTGGACTCTCTTTTTGACGTCTTTGTAAGGGACATGTCCCGCTATGCCATGGATCTGGCCATGAAGCAGGCCACCAATGAAAAACAGCAGGAACTCTGTACCAAAATGTACAAAAAACCTGTGGTTAATATGGAACGTTATAACCGTATCATTAAAGATGAAATTTACAGCCTGGTGGATGCTTACCACATGAATCCCTGA
- a CDS encoding tRNA dihydrouridine synthase, with translation MIIMAPMRGYTDRVFREVWSRNFSGVDEAVAPFISLQQAKDLSVKILGDLAKKETGSIPVVPQILGNHPAAFISLACRLEDMGFRELNWNLGCPFPMVAKKAKGSGLLCFPDRVDAFLEEVCSHSPLKVSVKIRLGRHSKDETGALLAVLNRYPLHRVILHPRIGVQMYEGRPDLKAFHYFLHASCHPLVYNGDIWSRDDFQALSSCFSGVNSWMLGRGLLADPFLPERIKGIFADKKEDELDRFILFYKDLEAAYQKKLSGPSHLLARMKGWWVCFNESFEGGDILFKKIRKLQKLDLFQKEVQAFFDSRPAWLPSRAGGWVDPACCIDHGRVEGCL, from the coding sequence ATGATAATAATGGCACCAATGAGGGGTTATACGGACAGGGTGTTCCGGGAGGTCTGGAGCAGGAATTTTTCAGGAGTTGATGAGGCTGTTGCACCATTTATTTCCCTGCAGCAGGCCAAGGATCTTTCTGTAAAAATTCTGGGGGATCTGGCAAAGAAGGAAACAGGGAGCATCCCTGTGGTTCCTCAGATTCTCGGTAACCATCCTGCCGCCTTTATTTCTCTGGCCTGTCGCCTTGAAGATATGGGTTTCAGGGAACTCAACTGGAATCTGGGCTGTCCCTTTCCCATGGTGGCAAAAAAAGCCAAGGGATCCGGCCTGCTTTGTTTTCCGGACCGCGTGGACGCCTTTCTGGAAGAGGTCTGCTCGCATTCGCCCCTTAAAGTTTCTGTCAAGATACGTCTTGGCCGTCACAGCAAAGACGAGACGGGGGCTTTGCTGGCTGTTTTGAACAGGTATCCCTTGCATCGGGTGATTCTTCATCCCCGTATCGGTGTTCAGATGTATGAGGGGAGGCCGGATCTGAAAGCCTTTCATTATTTTTTGCATGCGTCATGCCATCCGCTTGTATACAATGGAGACATATGGAGCAGGGATGATTTTCAGGCCCTGTCATCCTGTTTCTCTGGGGTTAACTCATGGATGCTGGGAAGGGGGCTTCTGGCAGATCCTTTTTTGCCGGAACGTATTAAGGGTATTTTTGCAGATAAAAAAGAAGACGAACTGGATCGTTTTATTTTATTCTATAAAGATCTTGAAGCGGCATATCAGAAGAAGCTTTCCGGTCCATCCCATCTTCTGGCGCGTATGAAAGGCTGGTGGGTCTGTTTTAATGAAAGTTTTGAAGGTGGAGATATTCTGTTTAAAAAAATAAGAAAGCTTCAGAAACTGGATCTTTTTCAGAAAGAGGTTCAGGCTTTTTTTGATTCAAGACCTGCATGGCTGCCTTCCCGGGCTGGAGGATGGGTTGATCCTGCCTGCTGCATTGATCATGGGAGGGTGGAAGGCTGCTTGTAG
- a CDS encoding potassium channel family protein, with product MKFLPSQLMYLLQDRRARRNIRLLSRFVIILVGVISLYSVLFHFFMQMEGQDHSWATGVYWTLTVMSTLGFGDITFHSDIGRLFSILVLISGIVFLLVMLPFTFIQFFYAPWLEAQTQSRAMQKLPEEVDDHVIIVGFEPVATSFIARLVKYGRAYVLLLPDVNQALALRDQGYKALAGDPDDPETYRRLKIDKACMVLALTDDMKNTNVAFTVRELSKTIPIVVNSENDESVDILRLAGATQVFQFRKLLGEFLARRILGPGLQSAVIARFEKLVVVEAPAMRTHLVGKTIMDCGIRQKTGLNVVGLWERGIFNIPSPQSLIQSETVLVLVGSMEQVMAYEDYVGKQSGSPDAVLILGGGRVGQAAAAILKSRGIRYCIVEKNSKVAGTKNNVVIGNAAELEVLEEAGIRKAPSVFITTHSDDMNIYLTLYCRKLRSDIQIISRATLDRNIGILHTAGADLVMSYAALASNTLFNLLSPGKVQMLTEGLNIFRTFSQKKIWGKSLIQSEIRKHTGCSVIAMVQGESMDINPDPMKIIEKGTELILMGTAEAESAFMRRYPEK from the coding sequence ATGAAATTCCTTCCTTCTCAGCTCATGTACCTCCTTCAGGATCGAAGGGCCAGACGTAATATTCGACTTTTGTCCCGTTTTGTAATTATTCTTGTTGGGGTAATTTCCCTTTATAGTGTGCTGTTTCATTTTTTTATGCAGATGGAGGGGCAGGACCATTCCTGGGCTACGGGTGTTTACTGGACGCTTACTGTTATGTCCACCCTCGGTTTTGGTGATATAACCTTTCATAGTGATATTGGCAGGCTGTTTTCCATCCTGGTCCTTATTTCCGGGATTGTGTTTCTTCTGGTTATGCTTCCCTTTACTTTTATCCAGTTTTTTTATGCGCCCTGGCTGGAGGCCCAGACCCAGTCCCGTGCCATGCAAAAATTGCCGGAAGAGGTGGATGACCACGTAATCATTGTGGGTTTTGAGCCAGTTGCCACCAGTTTTATTGCAAGACTTGTCAAGTATGGAAGGGCCTATGTTCTTCTTTTGCCCGATGTGAATCAGGCGCTGGCTTTGAGGGATCAGGGCTATAAGGCTCTGGCAGGAGATCCGGATGATCCTGAGACTTACCGCAGATTGAAAATTGATAAGGCTTGCATGGTTCTCGCCCTGACCGATGACATGAAAAATACCAACGTGGCTTTTACGGTTCGGGAGCTTTCAAAAACTATTCCCATAGTTGTGAATTCTGAAAACGATGAGTCTGTGGATATTCTTCGTCTGGCCGGAGCCACACAGGTTTTTCAGTTCCGCAAACTGCTGGGAGAGTTTCTTGCCCGGCGGATTCTCGGTCCTGGACTGCAGTCTGCCGTTATTGCAAGGTTTGAAAAACTGGTTGTTGTGGAGGCCCCTGCCATGCGTACTCACCTTGTGGGTAAAACCATTATGGATTGTGGTATCCGTCAGAAAACTGGTTTGAATGTGGTTGGGCTCTGGGAGCGTGGTATCTTCAATATTCCAAGCCCCCAGAGTCTTATTCAGTCTGAAACGGTTCTGGTACTGGTAGGCTCCATGGAGCAGGTTATGGCCTATGAGGATTATGTGGGAAAGCAGTCAGGGTCCCCGGATGCGGTTCTGATTCTCGGGGGAGGCCGGGTGGGGCAGGCTGCGGCAGCTATACTGAAATCCCGGGGTATTCGCTATTGCATTGTTGAAAAAAACAGCAAGGTGGCAGGAACGAAGAATAATGTGGTGATAGGTAATGCTGCGGAACTTGAGGTCCTTGAGGAGGCGGGTATACGTAAGGCTCCCTCGGTTTTTATCACGACCCATAGCGATGATATGAATATCTATCTGACCCTGTACTGCAGAAAGCTCAGATCGGATATTCAGATTATCAGCCGTGCAACCCTGGACCGGAATATAGGTATTCTTCATACGGCGGGTGCAGATCTTGTGATGTCTTATGCAGCCCTTGCCAGTAATACACTTTTCAATCTTTTAAGCCCCGGAAAAGTGCAGATGCTCACGGAGGGGCTGAACATCTTCAGGACTTTCAGCCAGAAAAAAATATGGGGTAAAAGTCTTATCCAAAGTGAAATCCGCAAGCATACCGGGTGCAGCGTTATTGCCATGGTTCAGGGAGAATCAATGGATATCAACCCGGATCCCATGAAAATTATAGAGAAAGGTACCGAGCTTATTCTGATGGGAACAGCTGAGGCAGAGAGTGCTTTCATGCGCCGCTATCCTGAAAAATAA
- the yidD gene encoding membrane protein insertion efficiency factor YidD — MVLYPKRFAWSGVPYLCFVFFLLSGCAAGGSGLSEEKLSLNPMLVLYQGPLDHLHAVRSGRCGMQPTCSSYAAQTFGRKSFLDAWFSVFDRLLRCGKDLDHPNIRWIPASEGPRVFDPAG; from the coding sequence ATGGTGTTGTATCCGAAGCGGTTCGCCTGGTCCGGGGTGCCGTATTTGTGTTTTGTCTTTTTTTTGTTGAGCGGATGTGCTGCAGGTGGCTCAGGTCTTTCTGAGGAGAAGCTTTCTCTGAACCCTATGCTGGTTTTATATCAGGGGCCTCTGGATCATCTTCATGCCGTGCGCAGTGGTAGATGCGGTATGCAGCCTACCTGTTCTTCCTATGCAGCCCAGACTTTTGGTCGTAAATCGTTTCTTGATGCCTGGTTTTCTGTCTTTGACCGGCTCTTGCGTTGCGGAAAGGATCTGGATCATCCGAATATCCGCTGGATTCCTGCGTCCGAAGGTCCGAGGGTGTTTGACCCTGCAGGCTGA